One part of the Terrimicrobium sacchariphilum genome encodes these proteins:
- the ligD gene encoding non-homologous end-joining DNA ligase yields MKALTVEHPPAGDWFYEIKFDGWRALALCGLEKVKIMSRNHKDMTDLFPDVADALESQGLGDSILDGEIVALDSQGRSSFQLLQAYRLATESPALFYYVFDLPRYKGRDLRDRPVEVRKEMLREIIPGAGEVVRFSDSLGSNYRKLRNHAKALNLEGLIGKRGGSLYESGRRSGAWIKIKIIHEQELVIAGYTDPQGSRSGFGAILLGYYKQGRLISAGKVGTGFSDALLDSLSARFRRMSRGTMPYADAKNLTPAELRSAHWVKPEMVAQVRFKEWTSDGRLRQPVFLGLREDKSPRDVVREDLG; encoded by the coding sequence ATGAAGGCTCTGACTGTCGAACACCCTCCGGCAGGCGACTGGTTTTACGAGATCAAGTTCGATGGCTGGCGAGCGCTGGCATTATGCGGACTTGAGAAGGTGAAAATCATGTCGAGGAACCACAAGGATATGACGGACCTTTTTCCGGATGTGGCCGACGCTCTCGAGAGTCAGGGCCTTGGCGACTCCATTCTGGATGGGGAAATCGTGGCGCTTGATTCGCAAGGAAGATCATCTTTTCAACTTCTCCAGGCTTATCGATTGGCTACCGAGAGCCCGGCGTTGTTCTATTATGTTTTCGACCTTCCGAGGTACAAGGGAAGGGACCTGCGAGATCGCCCCGTTGAGGTGCGCAAGGAGATGCTGCGGGAGATAATTCCCGGCGCTGGGGAGGTGGTTCGCTTCTCGGACTCGCTCGGGAGCAACTATCGCAAGCTGCGCAATCACGCCAAAGCACTCAACCTGGAAGGGTTGATCGGCAAGCGTGGCGGCTCTCTCTATGAAAGTGGTCGGAGGAGCGGCGCGTGGATCAAGATCAAAATCATTCATGAGCAGGAGCTGGTCATCGCGGGATATACCGACCCCCAGGGAAGCCGGAGCGGCTTTGGTGCGATCCTCCTGGGTTACTATAAACAAGGCAGGCTGATCTCGGCGGGCAAGGTGGGTACAGGCTTCAGCGACGCCTTGCTGGATTCCCTGTCTGCGCGCTTTCGTCGGATGTCGCGTGGGACGATGCCTTATGCCGATGCGAAGAATCTCACTCCGGCAGAGCTTCGGTCTGCACACTGGGTGAAGCCGGAGATGGTGGCTCAAGTTCGGTTCAAGGAGTGGACCAGCGATGGGCGTTTGCGGCAGCCTGTTTTTCTCGGGCTGCGGGAAGACAAGTCGCCGAGGGATGTTGTCCGGGAGGATCTCGGGTGA
- the ku gene encoding non-homologous end joining protein Ku, producing MRTLWKGAITFGLVSIPVSLYPATRREELRFRMLRRADLSPVSFKRVAESDGKEVPWDQIVKGYEYEKGKFVVLKEEDFARVDVEATQTVDIMNFVRMDEVDPLLFYKPYYLEVGKGGDKAYVLLREAMEKSGKIAIAKVVIRVRQHLAAIKPQKDGLILELMHFPDELTDISKFAEPKERKIAAAEMKMAQQLIDSMSAKWDPSEYVDDYRTALEKMIEEKVEKGDSAKPPKARRRHPKNVIDLVSVLKKSIEETSAAKTGKKRTGKGKPRRKAA from the coding sequence ATGAGAACGCTTTGGAAAGGAGCCATCACCTTTGGACTCGTGTCGATCCCAGTGTCGCTCTATCCGGCGACCCGGCGGGAGGAGTTGCGGTTTCGCATGCTGCGGAGGGCAGACCTGAGTCCGGTGAGCTTCAAGCGAGTGGCCGAGAGTGATGGCAAGGAAGTCCCCTGGGACCAGATCGTCAAGGGATACGAGTACGAGAAGGGGAAGTTTGTCGTGCTCAAGGAGGAGGACTTTGCCCGGGTCGATGTCGAGGCGACTCAGACTGTTGACATCATGAATTTTGTCCGAATGGATGAGGTCGACCCGCTTCTTTTTTACAAGCCGTATTACCTGGAGGTGGGCAAGGGCGGTGACAAGGCCTATGTGCTCCTTCGGGAAGCCATGGAAAAATCGGGCAAGATTGCCATCGCAAAAGTCGTCATCCGGGTCAGGCAGCATCTGGCCGCGATCAAGCCGCAAAAGGATGGATTGATCCTGGAACTCATGCATTTTCCCGATGAGCTTACGGACATCTCAAAATTCGCCGAGCCGAAGGAGCGAAAGATTGCCGCTGCGGAGATGAAGATGGCGCAGCAACTCATCGATAGCATGAGCGCAAAATGGGATCCATCGGAATACGTCGATGACTATCGCACTGCGTTGGAAAAGATGATCGAGGAGAAGGTCGAGAAAGGCGACAGCGCGAAACCTCCAAAGGCCCGCCGCCGACATCCGAAGAATGTCATCGATTTGGTCTCGGTCCTGAAGAAAAGCATCGAGGAGACGAGCGCCGCAAAGACCGGGAAGAAGCGGACTGGAAAAGGGAAGCCGCGTCGCAAAGCTGCGTAG
- the ligD gene encoding non-homologous end-joining DNA ligase, giving the protein MAKETTLEIDGMSVGVSRLDKVFYPKTGFTKGDVMDYYIRVSPFLLPHLKDRPISLKRYPDGVEGFFFYEKNCPDYRPKWVKTMKVAKSDGSTIRYCSMNNLPALVWAVNLADLELHTFLHRYPALHRPSCLAFDLDPGPPAGLIQCAEVALLLRRIFQQLGMEAFAKTSGSKGMQVYVPLNTSTTYGRTKEFAEVMAKVLAEKFPDQITGMMSKAKRPGKIFVDWSQNDEKKTTVCVYSLRAKDHPTVSTPVTWREVESSARRKKPLQFETEQALARVAKAGDIFAPVLALKQKLPSLARLRDCLEELS; this is encoded by the coding sequence ATGGCCAAGGAAACCACACTCGAGATCGACGGCATGTCCGTCGGCGTAAGCCGCCTGGACAAGGTCTTTTATCCCAAGACCGGTTTTACCAAGGGCGATGTCATGGATTACTATATCCGTGTCTCACCGTTTCTGCTCCCGCATCTGAAAGACCGGCCCATCAGCTTGAAACGGTATCCGGATGGGGTGGAGGGGTTTTTCTTCTACGAAAAGAACTGCCCGGATTACCGGCCCAAGTGGGTGAAGACCATGAAGGTGGCAAAGTCGGACGGCAGTACCATTAGATATTGTTCGATGAACAATTTGCCCGCTCTCGTCTGGGCTGTGAATCTTGCCGACCTCGAGCTTCATACATTTCTTCATCGCTATCCGGCCCTGCATCGCCCGAGTTGTCTGGCGTTCGACCTGGATCCCGGGCCTCCGGCGGGGCTCATCCAGTGCGCCGAGGTGGCGCTTCTTCTTCGTCGGATATTCCAGCAGCTTGGAATGGAGGCTTTCGCGAAAACATCAGGCTCAAAAGGGATGCAGGTATATGTCCCGCTCAATACTTCCACGACCTATGGGAGAACAAAGGAGTTTGCCGAGGTGATGGCCAAGGTGCTCGCGGAGAAATTTCCAGATCAAATCACGGGCATGATGAGCAAGGCCAAGCGACCCGGAAAGATATTCGTCGACTGGAGCCAGAATGACGAAAAAAAGACAACCGTATGTGTGTACTCCCTCCGTGCAAAGGACCATCCCACCGTTTCCACACCGGTGACATGGAGGGAGGTCGAGTCGAGTGCCAGGAGGAAGAAGCCTCTTCAGTTTGAGACGGAGCAAGCCCTGGCGAGAGTCGCGAAGGCGGGAGATATCTTCGCACCTGTTCTCGCTCTCAAGCAAAAGCTTCCGTCGCTCGCGCGGCTGCGGGACTGTCTGGAGGAACTCTCGTAA